TAGGTAGACtgctttcctcttttccctcttcggTTCCGTCTCGTTAGAATGCAACATCGCATCTACAGCTTTCACATCACTAACGTAGTGGATTATCTTTCGCTCGAATAACTTTTTCAACGCTTTTGACTTTATTTCGTGCCTCTCCGTTTGGCTCTCCCCCAGGGAGGCCTTGCTTGAGCTCAGGCTCTGGTGGGGGTGGAGCTTGTAACACTCGGTTTGCGCTGCGTGggtgaggagaagcagcacgCAGGAGGACCACCCCACCATCGTCCGGCTCGCCCATTTTACGCGGCGCAGCGGAGGAGTGGGGATAGCGGTGGCGACGGCGGTGGCGATGGTGACGGCTCTACTATGGGGTGTCAATTTGGGGGGCCCAACTCGCCTATCCCCTGGCCCCCCATTCGCGTGGCCGCATGGGGTAGCGACTTCACTGGAGAGTCAACCCTTTAGGACGCAAAAAAGGtgtgaagaaaaaccaagggggggagaagcaaatttttgaaaGTTGATCGTTTGACATATTAACGTTTGACGGATGAACGTGTGCAGATGGACGAGCGCTCCACTCCGTtgtgcccccttttgttcttccccctccccgaGATGGGTCAACTCGCGCAACTTCTCCAGGACCCGGCTGGTCAATCGAGCTGACGCACATGAGCCACTCCGCGCAGCCATGTGCGATtgtgtgaaattttttttttttttttttttttttttcttcatttttttaaatgcctATCCCTTTTGCGCACCCGCAGTAGGGGTCGCCAAAATGGGAGGAACCCACCTGCGAGTGAGCGGCCTACATGGGAAGAAGCAGCTAAACAGATCGTTGGCCTCGAGTTGCCCCTTCCAAAATGGGCAACCCCGACTCCCCCAAACAATGTTCTCCCTAAGTAGGAAGCTCCGGCTGTCGTTCGAAATCCCCTTCGGCCAAATTGAGAAAGTCACGGCCCGGTCCTCGGGCCCCGGGGGGCAGAGCGTCAACAAGGTAAGTCGGAGGCCTCCCGCGTGGCGAGCCGTTAAACCAGACTTGCTGGAAAACGCCTCCCATGAGACGCACGTTAATCCGCCTTCACAAGAAAACGCCCCCTCacacttcttccctttttcttcccacccCCTCCGAACGGCAGGCGGAGACCAAAGTGCAGCTCCGCTTCAACGTGGACGCGGCGAAGTGGATCCCCCCCGCGGTTAGGGACAATTTaaagtaaagcaaaaaaggagaggcgTTTAAAATGGTTCATATGGGGAGAGGTGACACCTACGTGACTTCTACGTACTTCTACGTACTTCTACGCAACTTCTACGTAACGTCCACGCAAGTGCTGCCCCACCAACACGTGCCACCTTCCCCCCGCTCGATTCTCCCCAGGAAGGTGCACAAGAACCGGCTGAACAAGAACAACGAGCTCATCGTCGAGTGCGAAGGTGGGTCgtgcgcaaaggggggaagccacaAAGCTGTGAAGCGGTAGCGACAGTGGCAGCGGCAGCGACGGTGACACCATTGGACGTCCTTTTCatccccttttcccttttgaccCATCCctttcgtctttttttttacctccccgGCAATCTTCCCCCCTCACACGCAGAGACGTCCTCTCAGATTTCTAACTACAAAATTTGCGCCGATAAATTGAGGGCCCTCCTGGAGGAAGCCGAGGTAggtgctccccccctctccCCTTCCCATTAGTGAACACCCCTTGTGGATTTTGGCCCCACCCATGTGTACTTTCCCCACTTCACTTGCATTCCTCGCAGAATTACAAGGAGAAAACCAAATACACGTCGGTTAAGGATTTTATACATTTGATAAAGACAGATGAGCAGGTAGGGTTGGTCCTTCGCTACCTTTTTGTggagccatttttttttggggggacttccatttcccctttttttttttttctacaccAAGTGGAGTGCCAGTGTACATACAGCGCACTCCGACGTGTTCACCAAACGTACCTGCGCGTTTTACTTGCAACCCCGCTGCGCAGATCAAACGGTATAAAGATGGCCTTATTGACCGCAAGAAAAAGCGAAAGGAGAGAAAGTTTAACAAGAGGGATTACGATTGAGCGGATGGAGGCAGCTCCAAAAGATGCCAAGCACTTTGCACCGTCGCATCGCATGGGTGGACTTCCATTGGACGAGGAGAAGTTGCGAATGGACAGGTCACTCCGAAGGGGGTCAACGCATAGATCGGCCAGACGGGCAACCCAATTGGGCACCATTTAAGGGTAATCCCAAGGAGCGTCTACAGATGAGCATGACCCTCTGCTGTTGTGCATACGGTTAGCTGCGtatctttgcaaaaaaaaaaaaa
The DNA window shown above is from Plasmodium vivax chromosome 9, whole genome shotgun sequence and carries:
- a CDS encoding Immature colon carcinoma transcript 1, putative (encoded by transcript PVX_091510A), whose translation is MFSLSRKLRLSFEIPFGQIEKVTARSSGPGGQSVNKAETKVQLRFNVDAAKWIPPAVRDNLKKVHKNRLNKNNELIVECEETSSQISNYKICADKLRALLEEAENYKEKTKYTSVKDFIHLIKTDEQIKRYKDGLIDRKKKRKERKFNKRDYD